Proteins from a genomic interval of Lycium ferocissimum isolate CSIRO_LF1 chromosome 2, AGI_CSIRO_Lferr_CH_V1, whole genome shotgun sequence:
- the LOC132047325 gene encoding peroxidase 55 encodes MGRLRGLCVLTMAIIVILSGAQGQLVENFYGITCPNVEFIVQQAVSTKFSQTFVTIPATLRLFFHDCFVEGCDASVMIASPNGDAEKDSSDNISLAGDGFDTVVKAKEAVEAMCPGVVSCADIVAIAARDVVVLAGGPSYNVELGRRDGLISKASRVAGNLPEPHFNLKRLNTMFAKHNLSQFDMIALSGAHTLGFSHCDRFANRLYSFTPSNTVDPSLDQEYAKQLMQMCPQNVDPSIAINMDPVTPRTFDNEYYKNLVGGKGLFTSDQVLFTDKASQGTVSDFANNAFDFNGAFVTAMRKLGRVGVKTGNQGEIRLDCTRFNS; translated from the exons atggGTCGATTGAGGGGCTTGTGTGTGTTGACTATGGCCATCATAGTAATTCTCAGTGGAGCTCAAGGGCAACTAGTAGAGAACTTCTACGGTATTACTTGTCCAAATGTGGAATTCATAGTTCAGCAGGCCGTGTCTACAAAGTTCAGCCAGACTTTTGTAACTATTCCAGCAACTCTGCGTCTCTTTTTCCATGATTGCTTTGTTGAG GGATGTGATGCCTCTGTTATGATAGCTTCACCAAATGGAGATGCGGAAAAAGATTCCTCAGATAATATTTCACTTGCAGGAGATGGTTTTGACACTGTGGTAAAGGCAAAAGAAGCAGTAGAGGCTATGTGCCCTGGAGTAGTATCATGTGCAGATATCGTAGCGATCGCCGCCAGAGACGTTGTAGTGCTG GCTGGAGGCCCTTCATACAATGTAGAATTGGGACGTCGTGATGGACTAATCTCCAAGGCATCTCGGGTTGCTGGAAATTTGCCAGAACCACACTTCAATCTCAAGCGGTTGAATACTATGTTTGCCAAACACAATCTCAGCCAGTTTGATATGATAGCACTTTCAGGGGCACACACACTTGGCTTCTCTCATTGTGACCGTTTTGCAAACCGTCTCTACTCATTTACCCCATCCAACACCGTTGACCCTTCTTTGGATCAAGAATATGCTAAACAACTTATGCAAATGTGCCCTCAAAATGTAGATCCTTCCATTGCTATAAACATGGACCCTGTGACTCCCCGAACCTTTGACAATGAGTATTACAAGAATCTGGTTGGAGGAAAAGGTTTGTTCACCTCAGATCAAGTGCTTTTCACTGATAAAGCGTCTCAAGGCACTGTTAGTGACTTTGCTAATAATGCTTTTGACTTTAATGGAGCTTTTGTCACTGCAATGAGAAAACTCGGAAGGGTTGGTGTCAAAACTGGTAACCAAGGTGAAATAAGACTGGACTGCACAAGGTTCAACTCATGA
- the LOC132047323 gene encoding LOW QUALITY PROTEIN: ribonucleoside-diphosphate reductase small chain (The sequence of the model RefSeq protein was modified relative to this genomic sequence to represent the inferred CDS: deleted 1 base in 1 codon): MPLIPEEPLLASSPDRFCMFPIQYPQIWEMYKKALASFWTAEEVDLSDDTRHWETLTPGERHFITHVLAFFAASDGIVLENLAGRFMKDVQVAEARAFYGFQIAIENIHSEMYSLLLESYIKDSEEKNRLFRAIETIPCVEKKAKWALRWIDGSETFAERLVAFACVEGIFFSGSFCAIFWLKKRGLMPGLTFSNELISRDEGLHCDFACLLYSLLRTKLTEERVKGIVADAVEIEREFVCDALPCALVGMNGDLMSKYIEFVADRLLDALGYDKMYNAQNPFDWMELISLQGKTNFFEKRVGEYQKASVMNSLNGNGGDTHEFKLDEDF, translated from the exons atgcCTTTAATTCCAGAAGAACCTTTGCTCGCTTCAAGCCCAGATCGTTTCTGTATGTTTCCAATTCAATACCCACAAATTTGGGAAATGTACAAAAAGGCCCTTGCATCTTTCTGGACTGCAGAAGAAGTTGATTTATCAGACGATACACGTCATTGGGAAACCCTAACACCAGGTGAACGCCATTTCATCACTCACGTGCTTGCATTTTTTGCTGCATCAGACGGCATCGTTTTGGAAAACCTAGCAGGAAGGTTTATGAAAGATGTACAGGTGGCAGAGGCGCGTGCATTCTACGGTTTCCAAATCGCGATTGAGAATATCCATTCTGAGATGTACAGTTTGCTGTTAGAATCTTACATTAAAGATTCCGAAGAAAAAAACAGGTTATTCCGTGCAATTGAAACTATACCTTGTGTTGAAAAAAAAGCAAAATGGGCTTTACGTTGGATTGATGGATCTGAAACATTTGCTGAACGTTTAGTTGCTTTTGCTTGTGTTGAAGGAATTTTCTTTTCTGGAAGTTTCTGTGCTATATTTTGGCTTAAG AAGAGGGGATTAATGCCTGGATTAACTTTCTCAAATGAGTTAATTTCAAGAGATGAAGGTTTACATTGTGATTTTGCGTGTTTGCTTTATAGTTTATTAAGGACAAAGTTAACTGAAGAAAGGGTTAAGGGAATTGTTGCTGATGCAGTTGAGATAGAAAGGGAGTTTGTATGTGACGCGCTTCCTTGTGCGCTTGTGGGAATGAATGGTGATTTGATGAGTAAATATATTGAGTTTGTGGCTGATAGATTGTTGGATGCTTTGGGTTATGATAAGATGTATAATGCTCAGAATCCATTTGATTGGATGGAATTGATTAGTTTACAAGGGAAGACTAATTTCTTTGAGAAGAGAGTTGGGGAGTATCAGAAGGCTTCAGTTATGAATAGTTTGAATGGTAATGGTGGTGATACCCATGAATTCAAGCTGGATGAGGATTTTTAA
- the LOC132047324 gene encoding protein NUCLEAR FUSION DEFECTIVE 4-like, producing the protein MVRLKEKFGLFFNNRWLVFVAAMWIQSFAGIGYLFGSISPIIKSSLNYNQRQIARLGVAKDLGDSVGFLAGTLSEILPLWAALLVGAIQNFIGYGWVWLIVTGRSPILPLWIMCILIFIGTNGETYFNTAALVSGVQNFPKSRGPVVGILKGFAGLGGAIMTQIYALIHSPDHASLIFMIAVGPTMVAIALMFIVRPVGGHRQIRPSDGFSFSLIYSICLILAAYLMGVMLVQDLIDVSHTVTTIFTGILFVLLIIPVVIPISLTFSQESKVPSEEALLSESQKQGPGTSERNNDQEIIFSEVEDEKPKEVDLLPALERQKRIAQLQSKLAQAAAEGAVRIKRRRVPHRGEDFTLMQALMKADFWLIFFSLLLGSGSGLTVIDNLGQMSQSLGYDNTHVFVSMISIWNFLGRVGGGYFSEIIVRDYAYPRHAAMAVAQVVMAIGHFYFAMGWPGDMYIGTLLVGLGYGAHWAIVPAAASELFGLKNFGALYNFLTIANPAGSLVFSGVIASTIYDSEAAKQAQERHPSQWNGASFLSSFLALDEPLKCEGAICFFWTSLILCGLCIVASFLSMILVYRTKTVYTSLYGKSRT; encoded by the exons ATGGTTCGTTTGAAAGAGAAATTCGGTTTATTTTTCAATAACAGATGGCTTGTATTCGTAGCTGCAATGTGGATTCAGAGTTTTGCTGGCATTGGATATTTATTTGGCAGCATTTCTCCGATCATTAAGAGCTCTTTAAATTATAACCAAAGGCAAATTGCAAGATTGGGTGTGGCTAAGGACTTGGGTGATAGTGTTGGATTTCTGGCTGGCACTTTGTCTGAAATATTGCCTTTATGGGCTGCACTTCTTGTAGGTGCTATTCAGAACTTTATTGGTTATGGCTGGGTTTGGCTCATCGTTACTGGTCGATCTCCTATTCTCCCTTTATGGATT ATGTGCATTCTTATATTTATAGGCACAAATGGAGAAACCTACTTTAATACAGCAGCACTTGTCTCAGGTGTGCAAAATTTCCCTAAAAGCCGTGGCCCTGTGGTGGGAATACTTAAGGGATTTGCTGGTTTGGGTGGTGCAATTATGACTCAAATATATGCACTGATCCATTCCCCGGATCATGCTTCGCTTATATTTATGATTGCCGTGGGACCTACAATGGTGGCTATTGCCCTCATGTTTATAGTCAGGCCTGTTGGTGGCCACAGACAAATCAGACCTTCTGATGGATTCAGTTTTTCATTAATTTACAGCATTTGCCTCATTTTGGCTGCTTACCTGATGGGCGTCATGCTTGTTCAAGACCTCATTGATGTTAGCCACACCGTCACTACAATCTTCACAGGAATTTTGTTCGTTCTATTGATTATTCCTGTGGTGATTCCCATCTCATTGACTTTCTCTCAAGAATCTAAAGTACCATCAGAAGAGGCTCTTCTATCTGAGTCACAAAAACAAGGTCCTGGAACATCTGAACGCAACAATGATCAGGAGATTATATTTAGTGAGGTTGAAGATGAGAAGCCTAAGGAAGTAGACTTGCTTCCAGCATTAGAAAGGCAAAAAAGAATTGCCCAACTGCAATCAAAACTAGCCCAAGCAGCTGCAGAAGGAGCAGTGAGGATCAAAAGAAGACGGGTTCCCCATAGAGGGGAGGACTTTACCCTAATGCAGGCTTTGATGAAGGCAGACTTTTGGCTTATATTTTTCTCACTACTTTTGGGTTCTGGATCTGGTTTAACCGTGATTGATAACTTGGGCCAGATGAGCCAATCTTTAGGATATGATAACACACATGTATTTGTTTCCATGATCAGCATATGGAACTTCCTTGGTCGTGTTGGAGGTGGATACTTTTCTGAAATAATTGTGAG GGATTATGCCTACCCAAGACATGCAGCGATGGCTGTTGCCCAAGTTGTAATGGCTATCGGGCATTTCTACTTTGCCATGGGCTGGCCAGGGGATATGTACATCGGTACTCTTCTAGTCGGGCTCGGTTATGGGGCCCATTGGGCGATTGTGCCAGCTGCTGCTTCTGAATTGTTTGGCTTAAAGAACTTTGGGGCTTTGTACAATTTCCTCACTATTGCGAACCCTGCTGGTTCATTAGTATTCTCAGGTGTTATTGCTAGTACTATATATGACAGTGAAGCTGCAAAGCAAGCTCAAGAGCGTCATCCCAGCCAATGGAATGGGGCATCTTTTTTGTCAAGTTTTCTAGCTTTGGATGAACCTTTAAAGTGTGAAGGTGCCATATGCTTCTTCTGGACTTCCTTAATACTTTGTGGACTCTGTATCGTTGCTTCTTTTCTAAGCATGATTCTGGTTTATCGAACAAAGACTGTATACACTAGTCTTTATGGAAAATCTCGTACATAA
- the LOC132047326 gene encoding uncharacterized protein LOC132047326 has protein sequence MAMEIETQTQLGFPFWRPIRRRFGPDDPFFAYGNIQRELLAKQIALDLTDQLVQNIPDDQSSNVFCPIVGCGARMRSLDDFEDHYATRHTASCSVCSRVYPTSRLLSIHVSEAHDSFFQAKAARGFPMYECLVEGCGVKLKSYKSRQQHLVDKHKFPASYEFFRKARPSKKHRQKSQHKQASTKTQEMSSAMQVEGETIDDLVSAVSKLTTSDSPSAISFGRSRARGLSFVPRAVNRQRGPVTSTGGTKE, from the exons ATGGCGATGGAGATAGAAACGCAAACCCAATTAGGGTTTCCTTTCTGGAGACCTATACGTCGACGTTTTGGTCCAGATGATCCCTTTTTCGCTTACGGTAACATTCAAAGAGAGCTTCTCGCTAAGCAG ATTGCACTGGACTTGACCGACCAGCTTGTTCAAAATATCCCTGATGACCAAAGCAG CAATGTCTTCTGTCCAATCGTTGGTTGTGGTGCACGGATGAGATCTCTGGATGACTTTGAAGACCACTATGCTACGCGACATACTGCATCTTGCTCTGTATGTTCTCGAGTGTACCCGACATCACGCCTGCTAAGCATACATGTGTCAGAGGCTCATGATTCTTTTTTCCAGGCAAAAGCTGCTCGTGGCTTTCCCATG TATGAGTGCCTGGTGGAAGGCTGCGGTGTCAAGTTGAAGAGCTACAAAAGCAGGCAGCAACATCTAGTTGACAAGCATAAATTTCCAGCATCTTATGAGTTCTTCAGAAAAGCTCGTCCATCAAAGAAACACAGGCAGAAATCGCAGCATAAACAAGCATCGACTAAGACTCAGGAGATGTCAAGTGCAATGCAAGTCGAGGGAGAAACAATAGACGATCTCGTTTCAGCAGTATCGAAATTAACCACTTCGGACTCTCCTTCAGCAATCAGCTTTGGCCGTAGTAGGGCTCGTGGATTATCGTTTGTGCCTCGAGCAGTTAATCGACAGAGAGGACCAGTCACCTCAACTGGTGGAACAAAAGAGTAG
- the LOC132047321 gene encoding uncharacterized protein LOC132047321, which produces MSLEAKAIGAHCGMAGAVPLQFPTRVSFHSAVPLRTRRFQPLAVVKKSPKRLRYSAPRLTKEDGLLYVQVDQFGSDSWKLDPVVELLKGGAVGVIPTDTVYAIVCDLNNRSAIERLRRIKEIEPSKPLSIICRSFRDIDTYTTGFPRGNAQGLTDIFRAVKHCLPGPYTFILTASKQLPKQCTRYGTAASKYVSRKKVGVRIPDDPVCQAILEKLDGPLISTSVKSPKENEWILDPVIIADVYGPEGLDFVVDAGLRVADPSTVVDMTESSPRIIRQGKGPKQPWMLSEDDESALDE; this is translated from the exons ATGTCATTGGAAGCTAAAGCAATAGGAGCACACTGTGGAATGGCCGGAGCTGTGCCTCTCCAATTCCCCACTCGCGTGTCGTTCCACAGTGCAGTTCCTCTGCGTACACGCCGATTCCAACCGTTGGCGGTTGTTAAGAAAAGTCCTAAACGCCTTAGATACTCCGCTCCTCGCTTAACTAAG GAAGATGGATTGCTGTATGTTCAAGTTGATCAATTTGGGTCGGACTCGTGGAAGTTGGATCCAGTTGTTGAACTTCTTAAAGGAGGAGCTGTTGGAGTGATTCCCACTGACACCGT GTATGCAATAGTTTGTGACCTGAACAATCGTTCAGCCATTGAACGTCTTCGTAG AATAAAAGAGATAGAACCTTCAAAG CCCCTTAGTATTATATGTCGATCCTTCCGTGACATAGATACATATACAACTGGATTTCCCCGTGGTAATGCCCAAGGTCTTACAGACATTTTCCGAGCAGTCAAGCACTGTCTACCCGGTCCT TACACTTTCATCTTAACCGCTAGCAAACAGCTACCAAAACAATGCACGAGATACGGGACTGCAGCTTCCAAGTATGTTTCAAGGAAAAAGGTTGGTGTCCGCATACCTGATGATCCTGTCTGTCAAGCAATCTTAGAAAAGCTGGATGGACCTCTGATATCCACAAG CGTCAAGTCACCAAAGGAGAACGAGTGGATACTGGATCCCGTCATTATAGCTGATGTATATGGTCCAGAG GgacttgattttgttgttgatgcGGGTCTTCGAGTGGCTGATCCGTCTACCGTAGTTGATATGACTGAAAGTTCTCCTCGGATTATACGGCAGGGCAAG GGTCCTAAGCAGCCTTGGATGCTATCGGAAGATGATGAGTCTGCCTTAGATGAATAG